From a region of the candidate division TA06 bacterium genome:
- the rpmG gene encoding 50S ribosomal protein L33, with amino-acid sequence MREIVTIACVPCKRRNYTTTKNKRKHPDRAEFKKYCRFCKKHTAHKETK; translated from the coding sequence ATGCGAGAAATAGTCACCATTGCCTGCGTGCCCTGCAAGCGCCGGAATTACACCACCACCAAGAACAAGCGCAAGCATCCGGACCGGGCCGAATTCAAGAAATACTGCCGCTTTTGCAAAAAGCACACTGCCCACAAGGAGACCAAGTAA
- the secE gene encoding preprotein translocase subunit SecE: MFKKIWQFFIDTKAEFAKVSWPSREELTQSTLVVMVVSLAVTVFIALVDQGLTRVITLILG, from the coding sequence ATGTTCAAAAAAATATGGCAGTTTTTCATCGACACCAAGGCCGAGTTCGCCAAGGTCAGCTGGCCCAGCCGCGAGGAACTGACCCAGTCCACCCTGGTGGTGATGGTGGTCTCGCTGGCGGTCACGGTTTTCATCGCTTTGGTGGACCAGGGGCTTACCCGGGTGATCACACTGATCCTGGGTTAA
- a CDS encoding type II secretion system protein — MKNQQGFSLLEFLASVVIVLALATIGYSQYVTSAENAKQTAIIANMYTIQLCAEDFSTQAEGVYPGGINTEVAQVCPANPTNHSVMAGATKQPYPATALIPSDFANPVNGGYDAIKNGPVKKPAGGVYYTAYDAAGNKLNDGQAAFSYKVTAMGAYRPITFTLSSAKKKGEK, encoded by the coding sequence ATGAAAAACCAACAAGGTTTCTCGTTACTGGAATTCCTGGCATCAGTGGTCATTGTTTTGGCGCTGGCAACCATCGGCTATTCTCAGTATGTTACCTCCGCCGAAAATGCCAAGCAAACGGCAATAATTGCCAATATGTACACTATCCAGCTTTGCGCCGAGGATTTTTCCACTCAGGCCGAGGGTGTTTATCCGGGGGGTATCAATACTGAGGTTGCTCAAGTATGCCCTGCCAATCCGACCAACCATAGCGTAATGGCCGGTGCCACCAAACAGCCATATCCTGCAACTGCTCTTATTCCTTCGGATTTCGCCAATCCCGTCAACGGCGGCTATGATGCCATTAAGAACGGCCCGGTTAAAAAACCTGCCGGGGGCGTATATTATACCGCCTATGACGCGGCTGGAAATAAATTAAATGACGGCCAGGCCGCTTTTTCATATAAAGTAACTGCTATGGGCGCATACCGGCCCATTACTTTTACGCTTTCTTCCGCTAAAAAGAAGGGAGAAAAATGA
- the nusG gene encoding transcription termination/antitermination factor NusG codes for MRWYVIHTYSGHENRVKSALEQSAQRLGLQDKLGRVLIPTEEITEIKHGKRKTSAKQLYPSYLMVEMDLTDDVWNVVSSTPGVTSFLGSRRKPQPMRSAEAARLLARIDGTKAAGPAVIPFQVGESVKIVDGPFANFTGVINEVDKQHGKVKVMVTIFGRTTPVELDFIQINEI; via the coding sequence ATGCGCTGGTACGTAATTCATACCTATTCCGGGCACGAGAACCGGGTCAAATCGGCCCTGGAGCAGTCGGCCCAAAGGCTGGGGCTGCAGGACAAGCTGGGCCGGGTGCTTATTCCCACCGAGGAGATAACCGAGATCAAACACGGCAAGCGAAAGACCAGCGCCAAGCAGCTTTATCCCAGTTATCTAATGGTGGAGATGGACCTGACCGACGATGTCTGGAACGTGGTCTCCTCCACTCCCGGAGTAACCAGCTTTTTGGGATCGCGCCGCAAGCCCCAGCCCATGAGAAGCGCCGAGGCCGCCCGGCTTTTGGCCCGGATCGACGGGACCAAGGCGGCGGGGCCGGCAGTCATCCCCTTCCAGGTCGGGGAATCGGTGAAGATAGTGGACGGGCCTTTCGCCAACTTTACCGGCGTCATCAACGAAGTGGACAAACAGCATGGCAAGGTCAAAGTTATGGTCACCATCTTTGGACGCACCACCCCGGTGGAACTGGATTTCATCCAGATCAACGAAATATAA
- the rplK gene encoding 50S ribosomal protein L11, translating into MAKIVTALVKLQIPAGQANPAPPVGPALGQHGANIPEFCKQFNARTQGQEGLIIPCLITIYKDRSFSFILKTPPAAVLLKKAAGLAKGSGVPNRNKVGKVTEAQVRDIAQKKMADLNAASVDAAMRLVKGTARSMGIDVAG; encoded by the coding sequence ATGGCAAAAATCGTAACCGCCTTGGTAAAACTGCAGATCCCGGCCGGACAGGCCAATCCTGCGCCGCCGGTGGGTCCGGCCCTGGGCCAGCACGGGGCCAACATCCCGGAATTCTGCAAACAGTTCAACGCTCGGACCCAGGGCCAGGAAGGGCTGATCATTCCCTGCCTGATCACCATCTACAAGGATCGGAGCTTCAGCTTCATCCTAAAAACCCCGCCGGCCGCGGTGCTGCTGAAAAAGGCGGCCGGGTTGGCCAAGGGTTCCGGCGTGCCCAACCGCAACAAGGTGGGCAAGGTTACCGAGGCCCAGGTCCGGGATATCGCCCAGAAAAAAATGGCGGACCTGAACGCGGCTTCGGTGGACGCCGCCATGAGATTGGTAAAAGGAACCGCCCGCAGCATGGGCATCGATGTGGCCGGTTAA
- the tuf gene encoding elongation factor Tu (EF-Tu; promotes GTP-dependent binding of aminoacyl-tRNA to the A-site of ribosomes during protein biosynthesis; when the tRNA anticodon matches the mRNA codon, GTP hydrolysis results; the inactive EF-Tu-GDP leaves the ribosome and release of GDP is promoted by elongation factor Ts; many prokaryotes have two copies of the gene encoding EF-Tu): SLPKGVEMIMPGDNVTIEGELITPIAMEKGLKFAIREGGRTVGAGTVTEIME, from the coding sequence GAGCCTTCCCAAGGGGGTGGAGATGATCATGCCGGGCGACAACGTAACGATCGAGGGCGAGTTGATCACCCCGATCGCCATGGAGAAGGGGCTGAAATTCGCCATCCGCGAGGGCGGCCGGACCGTGGGCGCCGGAACTGTCACCGAGATCATGGAATAA